Within Cucumis melo cultivar AY chromosome 4, USDA_Cmelo_AY_1.0, whole genome shotgun sequence, the genomic segment ACGACGAGCTTACATATGTATTTGGTCGCGATAGGGCCACCGgtcggttcgctgagacattcgcggacgtggggtctaacgagccaggtggcggatatgacagatttgatatgggggatggaaacgaggacttcccgcccgtgtacagccagggagttgacatctcgcaggacgatgtacgtgcatcccgaccttctcgcgcttcagagggtaggatcggatcaagtggatcgaagaggaagaggggaagtcagcgagacttcgagcttgaagcgatacatctggcgctcgaccaaacaaacgagcaactcaggcagattgcggagtggccagcacgcaaccttgcaaatgacaaccacgtgcgcacggaatttttccgcatattgcgtgagatgccagaacttacgagtttggatagagcgttattgcaaaggcatcttttgtctcgtatggacgaccttcggggtttcgtactcatgcctgaggatgaaagggagggattctgtagagtcctcctacgagacatagagAGAGAGTTTCTGTTTGTAGTGACCTGTGTTGCTTATTATTTCGTTACGTTTTTTTCTGTATCATGTTGACTATTTATGCATTTTGTATTGTCAAAAACTTCTTTTCTTCATTcgtaatgtttattttaaatgaaagaaactagtcacaattttccaaaagcgttataactgctatttatataggtttaaaattggatgacttcgctatcgcccattagaaatattgaataatttttttatctttataagaaattaattgtaataaatttatcacaatatgttcagaaatttattttaatttgggcaactgtatatattaatttaataacattacacatacaacaaataaaataggagaataatacggattcgaggatttcgtaaaaaaatatgcaataattttaatgatatttacaattgaatttaaaaatattataccacataaaaaattaattaacccaacccatttaacaattttcccaaataaaatttatcacaaaatccacataaacctacccacctaacccttcccccaaacacattttatcataaaattcccataaaactacccacttaacccttcccccaaacgcattttatcataaaatccccattaaactacccacctaccctttcccccaaacacatcttatcataaaatccccattaatcctccccacctaacccttcccccaaacacattttatcataaaatccccattaactcttcccacctaacccttcccccaaacacatattatcataaaactacctttttaaacccttcccccaaacaagggttatgataaaactaggtttaacttaacactagttttatcttaacactaacccttccctaaatcaacccttcccccaaacgcaccctaaaattttgctaaattgattggttttatatggaaaatgctagtataactaatataaataaattgtatgttttTAGTAGTTTGATAATGACGAGTGCTACTTTGAATATGCTGGCTGCTGATAAACTTAATGGCAATAATTATGCATCTTGGAAAAATACTATCAACACTGTGCTAATCATCGATGACCTTAGATTTGTCCTAGTTGAGGAGTGTCCTCAAGTCCCAGCTGCTAATGCAACTCGAACTGTTCGAGAACCATATGAGCGTTGGGCCAAGGCAAATGAAAAAGCCCGAGCATACATCTTGGCAAGCTTATCTGAAGTATTGgccaagaaacatgaatcaatgCTCACTGCTCGTGAGATTATGGACTCCTTGCAGGAGATGTTTGGTCAGGCCTCTTATCAGATCAAGCATGATGCTCTGAAATACATTTATAATGCCCGTATGAATGAGGGAGCCTCAGTgcgagaacatgttctcaatatgatggttcatttcaacgtggcagaaatgaatggggctgtcatcgatgaagccagtcaggttagctttattttggAATCTCTGCCAGAGAGTTTCCTACAATTTAGAAGCAAtgctgttatgaataagattgcttatacccttaccacccttctcaacgagctacagacttttgagtctctgatgaaaatcaagggacagaagggagaggcaaatgttgctacttccACAAGAAAGTTCCATAGGGGTTCGACCTCTGGAACTAAGTCTATGCCTTCTTCATCTGGCAataagaagtggaagaagaagaagggtggcCAAGGAAATAAAGCTAACCTCGCTGCTGCTAAAACGACCAAGAAAGCCAAAGCTGCAAAGGGAATATGTTTCCATTGCAACCAAGAGGGACATTGGAAGAGAAACTGTCCCAAGTACTTGGCAGAAAAGAAGAAGGCtaaacaaggtaaatatgatttactagtgctagagacttgtttagtggaaaatgatgattcagcctggataatagattcaggtgccactaatcatgtttgttcttcatttcaggGAATTAGTTCCTGGCGGCAGTTGGAGACTGGAGAGATGACGATGCGAGTTGGAACTGGGCATGTCGTCTCAGCAATTGCAGTGGGAGGGCTTCGACTTTGTTTAcagaaatcttttcttttattagaaaatgtatatgttgttcctgatttaaaaaggaatttgatttctgtaaagtgcttactagaacaatcttactcgttaacttttaatgtaaataaagtgtttatttacaaaaatggtgttgagatttgttctgcaaagttagaaaataatcttTATGTGTTAAGATCATAAACATCTAAAGCTCTTCTTAATACTGAAATGTTCAAAACTGCaataactcaaaataaaagacttaaaatttctccaaaagaaaatgctcatctttggcacctaagattagggcacataaatctcaataggattgagagatttgtaaagaatggacttctaagtgagttagaagaaaattctttacctgtatgtgagtcatgtcttgaaggtaagatgaccaaaagaccttttactggaaaaggtcatagggccaaagaacctctagaacttgtacattcagatctatgtggtcctatgaatgttaaagcaagaggaggatttgaatatttcatcacttttactgatgattattcaagatatgggtatgtttatttaatgcaaCTAAGTCTGAAgtccttgaaaagttcaaggaatacaaggctgaagttgaaaacgcattaagtaaaactattaaaacatttcgatcggatcgaggtggagagtatatggatttgaaattccaaaactatttgatggaatgtggaattgtatctcaactctcagcacctggtacacctcaacagaatggtgtatcagaaaggagaaatcgaaccttgttggacatggttcggtctatgatgagttacgctcacttacctaattcgttttggggttatgcagtgcaaactgcagtctatattttgaattgtgttccatctaaaagtgtttctgaaacacctttaaaattatggaatggtcgtaaaggtagtttacgtcatttcagaatttgaggttgtccagcacacgtgcttgagaataaccctaagaaattggaacctcgttcaaaattatgtttatttgtaggctaccccaaaggaactagaggtggttacttctatgatcctaaagataataaagtgtttgtatcgacaaatgctacatttttagaaGAGGACCACATAAGGGAGCACAAACCGCGTAGTAAGATAGTATTAAATGATCTTTCCAAAGAAACTACTGAACCTTCAACAAGAGTTGTTGAAGAGCCTAGTGCATTAACAAGAGTTGTTCATGTCGGTTCATCTACTAGGACACATCAACCTTAATCGTTGAGGGAACCTCGACGAAGTGGGAGGGTTACAAACTTACCTATTCGTTATATGAGTTTAACTGAAACCTTAACTGTCATATCTGATGGCGAcattgaggatccattgacttttaAGAAGGAAATGAAGGATGTGGATAAAGATGAATGGATCAAAGCTATGAATCTTGaattggagtctatgtacttcaattcggtctgggatcttgtagatcaacctgatggggtaaaacctataggttgtaaatggatctacaagagaaaaagaggtgcagatggtaaggtacaaacttttaaagctagactagtggcaaagggttatacccaagttgagggagttgactatgaggagactttctcacctgttgccatgttaaagtctattcgaatacttttgtccattgctgcatattttgactatgagatttggcaaatggatgtaaagactgcctttttgaatggcaatcttgaggagaccatctatatgcaacaaccagaaggattcataattccaggtcaagagcaaaagatttgcaagcttaatcgttctatttatggattaaaacaagcttctcgatcttggaacataagatttgataccgcaataaaatcttatggatttgatcaaatcgttgatgaaccttgtgtctacaaaagaatcatcaacaaatcagtagctttcttagttttgtacgtagatgatatcctgctcattgggaatgatataggtttactaactgacatcaaacaatggctagcaacccaatttcaaatgaaagatttgggagaggcacaatttgttctgggtattcagatctttagagatcgtaagaacaaaatgctagctttgtctcaagcatcgtatattgataaaatagttgttaaatattcaatgcaaaactccaagagaggcttactacctttcaggcatgaagttactttgtctaaggaatagtgtcctaagacacctcaagacgttgaggaaatgagacatatcccctatgcatcagctgttggcagcttgatgtatgcgatgttatgtactagacctgacatctGTTATGCGGTGGGGATAGTCAGTAGATATCAATCTAATCCAGGATTAGCTCATTGAACTGCCGTTAAAACTatcctcaagtatcttaggagaacgagggactacatgcttgtgtatggttctaaggatttgATTCTTACAGGATACACAGACTCTGACTTTCAGACTGATAgagattctaggaaatctacttcaggttcagtgtttactcttaacggaggagctgtagtttggagaagtatcaagcaaggatgtattGCTGACTCCACTATGGAGGCAGAGTACGTTGCAGCTTGTGAAGCTGCCAAAGAGGCTGTTTGGCTTAGAAATTTCTTGATTGATTTGGAAGTAGTTCCAAACATGTCAAAGCCAATTACTCTTTACTGTGATAATAGTGGGGCTGTGGCTAATTCTAGGGAGCCCAGAAGCCACAAGCGTGGAAAGCATATTGAGCGCAAGTATCACTTGATTCGAGAGATAGTGCATCGAGGGGACGTGATCGTCACACAGATAGCTTCGACACACAATGTtgctgatccgtttacaaagcccctcacggctaaggtgtttgagggtcacctagagagtctgggtctacgtgacatgccacatttaacctagggcaagtgggagatttactgggtgcatattgtatgccctagttgttttgtgtactattatagcattttattttttgttttgtacaccccactagctttaggacaagtgggagattgttggggttgatgccctaaatctcgtggtcttgtagtttgtaattgtatatataatacaaactttttatttatctaataaaataaagtgttttattttatttgatatttagttgcattaactcacaaaaccaataaactaacatccaagattatcttctataacctaaacatgtatgtggagacatacaagtggatcatgtttaagtgataacctaaatggtctgtagtaaatggataaggctggataccttatcctggtgacactacgaatacggtctgctttgtagttgttacaattgttctgaagtgctacaaatgatttgatcctaatcatttatgtggagacattagagcgggggtattctatacaaagagtttgtataagaccggaccatgaaatgaatagtctctcttattaacaccgttactagttgagactacatttcaccaggatgactataggtgacttgacctgaatcttgagtgagttgtgaactcctgcctatgtaggcgatcctttgatttgtatgggtgagagtggcctatgtagccgactcaatatgcctaccattttggggattcgtctgattggggagctgggaacgcagctacacaagaaggaattcactccttctctatagatagagtaagtagagaatttgctctcttaagggttgatttcagggcttgaacaatgtggcgccacaccctctcttggcctgagaggagttcagttatagtaggactataattattgttcattagaggaatcaatggtacttaaggagttagatgtaactacaggggcaaaacggtaatttttggcctagctgtacttacgagcaatttgtgaagggtcattgcactgttgattggttatatctaatggacacaaaaatatatctacagttagaagagtgcaactattagtctttagtggaatgactaatagttaatgaatagagattaaatttaattaaagagtttaattaattaatctcatttcattagagcttcaacctgtaggtccataaggtccccttgttagctcaataaggataaatgagaatcaaatttattttggtttaatttgaattgttcaaattgattaaagggaataaattgtatatgatacaattaatataatgtatttgatacattataatgtaaagttttttatgagagaagttaatatttgaatatgattcaaataataataataatatgaatgagattcataaataaactataggttaaaattgaattcgattcatattagaactatagattatatgagagatctaaatcattggttatattatatatgatataatataaagtttatattatatgagatataatatatttgtaattaaatttatattaattttatattatatgagatataatatatattaattaaatttatattgattttattttatttaattaatacatatatatatatatatatatatatatatatatatatatatatatatttaaatagaatagaataactccacgtgggaaggatggggaagttatttgataacttcccccttcattgttgagatttgttttaaaaggaaaaaaaaaaagaaaaaagtttttttttagaataacaCAACACAATCTTACGAActctctctgtatcccaacaaaacaaaattctctcaaaagcttcttccctcaccaaaattacagaagcccacaactctctgtgattctttacttggagaataacgaggaagattttgtggtgccacgaagcttggaagaagaattggttctacaaaggtcagtttattttcatcttttccatgaaaagcatgtttattatttttctttgaatttattggtttcataaattgaatttcactcgcacgggcgttcataagctttcgctttaggaattccattccttcatgatgtttatgatgactattaataaaattactcatctgagttgtgagcagctccccagacgtaggctatattggccgaactgggttaacaaagtctcatgtgttaCTCTCTTCTGATGTCTCACTTGTTATTACAAACATTATTAACTGCAGTCGTAGCTAAAGGATCCTTGATTATACTTTACTGTTtttcatttggtatcagagcgggttgagaaatcatggagataatcaagGAAGGACCATCTGCATCACGTCCTCCTGTTCTAGATGGTAAAAACTACTCATATTGGAAACCTCGAAtgatcttcttcattaagaCGTTAGATGGAAAGGCTTGATAGCTCTAGTGGTAGGTTATGATCCTTCGATGATTACAGTGAATGGTGTTTTCGTTCCTAAACCTGAAGTTGATTGGATCgatgctgaagaacaagcaTCCGTTGGGAATGCTAGAGCACTTAACGCAATATACCTGAACGTTTTCACGCTAATAAATTCGTGCAGTACAGCCAAAGAAGCTTGGAAAACCTTGGAGGTTGCGTATGAAGGCACTTCCAAAGTAAAGATTTCAAGACTACAGTTCACATCTAAGTTTGAGGCATTAAGAATGACCGAGGATGAATCAGTGTCTGACTACAATAAGAGAGTGCTTGAAATCGCAAATGAATCCTTGTTGCTCGGTGAAAAGATACCTGAGTCTAAAATTGTGCGAAAAGTACTTTGATCTTTGTCGagaaaatttgaaatgaaagttaCTGCCATTGAGGAAGCCCATGACATTACCACACTGAAACTTGATGAATTGTTTGGTTCGTTGCTTACATTTGAAATGACCACTGTCAatagagaaagtaagaaaggCAAGGGAATTGCTTTCAAATCCACACAAGTAGATAAAGAGGCTGTAAGTGATACTGAAGCAAACATGGATGAGTCAATAGCCTTATTAACAAAACAATTCACAAACGCCCTTcgcaaattaaaaaaatacgAATGCCACATGTATGAATGCTCAAACTTCTAATCAGTATCGAAGAAGAAATGATGATAGTCTTACTAGGAGGAACTATGAAAATTTAGATAGAAGAAGTGATGGTTATATCAAGAGAAAGGAAGGTGACAGAAGGATTTTCAGGTATAGAGAATGTGCAGGTATTGGTCATTATCAGGCAGAATGCCCTACATTCCTAAGAAAACAGAAGAAGAACTTTTGTGTCACACTGTCAAATAAAGAATCTGGTGATAGCAAAGATGATCGACAACATAAATGCCTTCACAATACGAATTACTGATGAGAACACGGATGATGAAAGTGAATGTTttgaagaaagcaaaagcgatggACTGATAATTGAGAAACTTGAAGCTTTATGGAAAGAAAATTGTGAAGCAAGGGCGATACAAAAAGAAAGGAAACAAGATCTTATAGAAGAAAACGAACGTTTGATGTTAGTAATATCCTCTCTAAAGTTAAAAATGAGAGAAGTTCAAAATGAGAATGATCAAATTCTGAAATCAGTTAAAATGCTAAACTCAGGAACGGAGAATCTAGAATCAATACTTAAGTCTGGACATAATGGTTCACAGAGACATGGGTTGGGATTTGTGGCTTCTGCAGGCAGATTTAAAACTACATCAAAAATCAAGTTTGTCCCTGCCTCAATGGGAGTTGAACGTGAAACGACTCATACTGAGACTGGCATCGGGACTACTGTTAAAACTCTTGGTAGAACGTGTTACTATTGTGGTCGAAAAGGTCATATCAGACAAAGTTGTTATAAATTAAGACGAGATCAGCTGCGACAACAGACATACTGGAATAGGAGTCATGCACAACCTCGCATGGTTTGGAGAATTTAAAACTGCTGAAAGATGTAAGATTGCCTTTACATCCATTTAGACCACAGATGATGCGTGGTATTTTGATAGTGAGTGCTCCAGACACATGATTGGAAACATATCCTATTTTACGAAGCTAAAAGATTGTGTCACCGGACATGTTACCTTTAGCAATGGTGCAAAAGGAAAAATTATAGTTAAAGGAAACATAGACAATAATAACTTACCTCGCCTAAACGATATTAGGTATGTGGATGGACTAAAAGCAAACTTGATCAATATAAGTCATCTGTGTGATCAAGGCTACAAAGTTAGTTTTGATGATGTTGGTTGTGTTGTgatgaataaagaaaatcaGATTTGTATGAGTGGTAAACGACAGACTGATAATTGCTATCGCTAGAATTCAAATATGTCAGACACCTGCCAGTTGAGAGGCTTGGAAAAGATTATAAAAAATGAAGCTATTGTAGGAATTCCTAATCTAGACGTAAAGGGAAACTTTTTATGTGGAGATTGTCAAATCGGTAAGCAGATAAAGTCTACTCATAAAAGTCTGAAAGAATGTTATACTAACAGAGTCTTGGAATTgctacatatggatcttatggGTCCAATGCAAACAGAAAGTCTGGGAGGAAAGAGGTATGTGCTGGTAGTAGTTAATGACTACTCAAGATATACTTGGGTCTGCTTTCTCAAAGGTAAAACAGATACTGTTGAAATATGTAAAAATCTGTGTTTGAAGCTACAACTTGAAAAATGGAGGAAAATAATAAGGATCTGAAGTGATCATGGTAAAGAATTTGATAATGAAAGCTTTAACAGCTTTTGTCTACTAGAAGGAATACACCATGAATTTTCTGCACCTATAACTCCTCAACAGAATGGTGTAGTAGAAAGAAAGAACAGGACGTTACAAGAAATGGCACGTGTTATGATACATGCCAAAAATTTACCTCTATGTTTTTGGGCAGAAGCTGTAAATACTGCCTGTCACATTCATAACTGGGTAACTATAAGATCCGGAATGACTGTTACACTTTATGAactttggaaagatagaaagcCAAATGTTAAATACTTTCATGTGTTTGGAAGTACGTGTTATATCTTAGCTGACAGGGAATACCGCCAGAAATGGGATGCTAAGTCAGAACAAGGAATCTTTCTTGGGTACTCTCAAAACAGTCGTGCCTATAGAGTCTTCAATAACAGATCTGGGAGTGTTACGGAAAAAATCAATGTAGTTATAAATGACCTCGATTCAGCTATCAAACAGATAAATGATGAGGAAGATGAAACTTCAAATATGTCTTAAGCTAGAACTACTAGTAGTGTAGAAGTTCCTAAAGCTGGTAACCCATCTGATAATTTTGGGAAAAGTTTGGAAAAATCATCAGAGGAAAGTATCACTAAG encodes:
- the LOC127148973 gene encoding uncharacterized protein LOC127148973 — protein: MTSATLNMLAADKLNGNNYASWKNTINTVLIIDDLRFVLVEECPQVPAANATRTVREPYERWAKANEKARAYILASLSEVLAKKHESMLTAREIMDSLQEMFGQASYQIKHDALKYIYNARMNEGASVREHVLNMMRVSYNLEAMLL